The following coding sequences are from one Caloranaerobacter sp. TR13 window:
- the spoIIIAC gene encoding stage III sporulation protein AC, with protein sequence MNVDLIFKIAAIGILVSVLNQVLIRAGREEQAMMTTLVGLVVVLMMVINLISKLFDNVKTIFNLY encoded by the coding sequence ATGAATGTTGATTTAATCTTTAAAATAGCTGCTATTGGAATTCTAGTATCTGTACTAAATCAAGTTTTAATAAGAGCAGGTAGAGAAGAACAAGCTATGATGACTACATTAGTGGGCTTGGTAGTTGTATTAATGATGGTTATAAATTTGATTAGTAAATTATTTGATAATGTAAAAACAATATTCAACTTATATTGA
- a CDS encoding polyprenyl synthetase family protein produces MELKQELEKYKNIVEKELDKILPKYNTPQKRIFEAMRYSIFAGGKRLRPILTLKTCELVGGNYRDAINFALSLEMIHTYSLIHDDLPSMDNDDYRRGKLTNHKVFGEGIAVLAGDGLLNLAFETMIKDIINDNDKSERKIKALKIIAESSGVFGMIGGQVVDIISEGKNIDESTLLYIHEKKTSALIEASILAGAIIGGASVDELKYLNTYAKAIGLGYQIRDDILDKIGDSEKLGKKVGSDDENNKTTYLTFYEIEEAVKKTEQLCKDAIKALSCFDEEKVKFFKELAKYLVYREN; encoded by the coding sequence ATGGAGTTAAAGCAAGAATTAGAAAAATATAAAAATATAGTAGAAAAAGAGCTAGATAAAATACTACCAAAATATAATACACCTCAAAAAAGAATTTTCGAAGCAATGAGATACAGTATATTTGCAGGTGGTAAAAGATTAAGACCAATATTAACACTAAAAACATGTGAACTAGTTGGAGGAAATTATAGGGATGCTATTAATTTTGCTCTTTCATTAGAAATGATACATACATATTCGCTTATCCATGATGATTTACCATCTATGGACAATGATGATTATAGGAGAGGGAAGCTAACGAATCATAAGGTATTTGGTGAAGGAATTGCTGTACTTGCTGGTGATGGACTGCTAAATTTAGCTTTTGAAACAATGATAAAGGATATTATAAATGATAATGATAAATCTGAGAGAAAAATTAAAGCGTTAAAGATAATAGCTGAATCTTCTGGTGTTTTTGGAATGATTGGTGGACAGGTTGTGGATATAATTTCAGAAGGGAAAAACATAGACGAAAGTACTTTATTATATATACATGAGAAGAAAACTTCTGCATTGATAGAAGCATCGATTCTAGCAGGAGCAATAATTGGTGGGGCATCGGTAGATGAATTAAAGTATTTAAATACTTATGCTAAAGCGATAGGTCTTGGATATCAGATAAGAGATGACATTTTAGATAAAATTGGTGATTCAGAGAAACTAGGTAAAAAAGTTGGAAGTGATGACGAAAATAATAAAACAACGTATTTAACTTTTTATGAAATTGAAGAGGCCGTTAAAAAAACAGAGCAATTATGTAAAGATGCTATTAAAGCATTAAGCTGTTTTGATGAAGAAAAAGTAAAATTCTTTAAAGAATTAGCCAAATATCTCGTTTACAGAGAAAATTAA
- a CDS encoding SpoIIIAH-like family protein, whose protein sequence is MIIKKRTLLLVSLIIILTIIGYINHSITKQALLETTSEYERYENKNLQDVLMDDNKTVETISTDYVQNDNINKDDTIIDSKDSSISLLSNKTENAIEENITREENRKSNNYFIEYRLSRDKLRASLVERLNNIINNEKTDEQTRRKAQEEIIRIGNISEKELLIEGLIKAKGFEDALVFLKDNSVRVIVSADVLSEQDVMKILEIVKSETNFEPSAIKIMKKY, encoded by the coding sequence ATGATTATTAAGAAAAGGACTTTACTATTAGTATCACTAATAATAATCTTAACAATTATAGGTTATATTAATCATTCAATTACTAAACAGGCATTATTAGAGACTACAAGTGAATATGAGAGGTATGAAAATAAAAATTTACAGGATGTATTGATGGATGATAATAAAACTGTAGAAACTATTTCAACTGATTATGTACAAAATGACAATATAAATAAGGATGATACAATTATTGATAGCAAAGATAGTTCTATATCTTTATTATCAAATAAAACTGAAAATGCAATAGAAGAAAATATTACAAGAGAAGAGAATCGTAAGAGTAATAATTACTTTATAGAATACAGACTTTCAAGAGATAAATTGCGAGCAAGTTTAGTTGAAAGGCTAAATAATATTATTAATAATGAAAAGACAGATGAACAGACTAGGAGAAAAGCACAAGAAGAGATAATAAGAATTGGAAATATTTCCGAGAAAGAATTATTAATAGAAGGCTTAATAAAAGCTAAAGGGTTTGAAGATGCACTTGTCTTTTTAAAAGATAATAGTGTAAGAGTGATTGTATCAGCAGATGTTCTTAGTGAACAAGATGTAATGAAAATTTTGGAAATAGTCAAAAGTGAGACTAACTTTGAACCTTCTGCAATAAAAATAATGAAAAAGTATTAG
- the nusB gene encoding transcription antitermination factor NusB — protein sequence MSRKIAREAAVKLLYQMEINEDFSKQTKEIFLKNNRLKEDEIEYLDRVFERLIEKLPIIDSKIEKYSEGWKINRIAKVDLSILRLAIFEIMYMEDIPVEVSINEALEISKKYSTEESSKFINGLLGGFVKEWNDING from the coding sequence ATGAGTAGAAAGATTGCAAGAGAAGCAGCTGTAAAGTTATTATATCAAATGGAGATAAATGAAGACTTTTCAAAACAAACAAAAGAGATTTTCTTAAAAAACAATCGGTTGAAGGAAGATGAAATAGAATATCTAGACAGAGTTTTTGAACGTTTAATTGAAAAATTGCCAATAATAGATTCGAAGATAGAAAAATATTCAGAAGGATGGAAGATAAATAGGATAGCAAAAGTAGATTTGTCAATTTTAAGACTAGCGATATTTGAAATAATGTATATGGAAGATATACCTGTTGAAGTTTCAATAAATGAAGCTCTAGAAATAAGTAAAAAATATAGTACAGAAGAATCAAGTAAATTTATTAATGGATTACTAGGTGGCTTTGTAAAAGAATGGAATGATATTAATGGATAG
- a CDS encoding DUF2273 domain-containing protein, with translation MYKEKLIELFQKHQGKVIGSVLGFLIAIIILLIGFFKTLFICICVYAGYYFGNKIDKREDLKEILDRILPPAKYR, from the coding sequence GTGTATAAAGAAAAACTAATAGAATTATTTCAAAAACATCAAGGTAAAGTAATTGGTAGTGTATTAGGATTTTTAATTGCAATAATCATTCTTTTAATTGGGTTTTTTAAAACGTTATTTATTTGTATTTGTGTTTATGCTGGTTATTATTTTGGAAATAAAATTGATAAAAGAGAAGATTTAAAGGAAATACTTGATAGAATTTTACCACCAGCTAAATATAGATAA
- the spoIIIAD gene encoding stage III sporulation protein AD: MEIVQIVGIGIIATILAVLLKQEKPEISLQISIITGLIIFIFVVTKLNYVISVLSSLAQRIDIDFIYFTTILKIIGIAYIAEFGAQISRDAGEETIASKIELAGKILIMALSVPILLAVLDLILKIMP; the protein is encoded by the coding sequence ATGGAAATTGTACAGATTGTTGGAATAGGTATTATAGCTACTATATTAGCTGTTTTACTAAAGCAGGAAAAACCAGAAATATCTTTACAAATTAGCATAATAACAGGTTTAATAATTTTTATTTTTGTTGTTACAAAGTTAAATTATGTGATTAGTGTATTAAGTAGTTTAGCTCAAAGAATTGATATAGACTTTATATATTTTACTACAATACTTAAAATTATCGGTATTGCGTATATAGCTGAATTTGGTGCTCAGATTTCAAGAGATGCAGGAGAAGAGACAATAGCATCCAAAATTGAATTAGCTGGCAAAATATTGATAATGGCTTTATCGGTACCAATATTATTAGCAGTATTAGATTTAATTCTAAAAATAATGCCATAG
- a CDS encoding Asp23/Gls24 family envelope stress response protein — protein sequence MAELNNKASEYGQIKIADEVVGIIAGLAATEVKGVAGMSGGIAGGISEMLGRKNLSKGVKVEVGEKEAAIDLYIIVEYGAKIPEVAWEIQESVKNAVQTMTGLNVVEVNIHVQGVHIEKETKEEEQQLQPRVR from the coding sequence ATGGCTGAATTAAATAATAAAGCTAGTGAATATGGACAAATCAAAATAGCAGATGAAGTTGTAGGCATTATTGCAGGTTTAGCTGCAACTGAAGTAAAAGGAGTTGCAGGTATGAGTGGTGGAATTGCTGGTGGCATTTCAGAAATGTTAGGAAGAAAAAATTTATCTAAAGGTGTAAAAGTAGAAGTAGGAGAGAAGGAAGCTGCAATAGATTTGTACATAATTGTTGAGTATGGAGCTAAGATACCAGAAGTTGCATGGGAGATACAAGAAAGCGTGAAAAATGCAGTACAGACTATGACGGGATTAAATGTAGTAGAAGTAAATATACATGTTCAAGGCGTTCATATAGAAAAAGAAACTAAGGAAGAAGAACAACAGTTGCAACCAAGAGTTAGATAA
- the spoIIIAB gene encoding stage III sporulation protein SpoIIIAB yields the protein MFVIRLITSITIVLSCTFIGYYLANKYNKRYVNLVKLQSCIQLLETEIVYCSTPLPEALENVYNKCDKSVSFVFKDLKDLLIANRNLNVYEAFSQQIENLSKRLYLDFQDIETLMSLGRVLGISDTDDQQKHFKLVLMQLKNCQKDAELKKQVNEKLFKNLGILTGLAIVILLF from the coding sequence ATGTTTGTAATTAGACTAATTACTAGTATAACAATAGTACTTTCTTGCACTTTTATAGGTTATTATTTAGCAAACAAATATAATAAAAGATACGTAAATCTAGTAAAGCTACAGAGTTGTATACAATTATTAGAAACAGAAATTGTATATTGTTCGACACCTTTACCTGAAGCATTAGAAAATGTATACAATAAATGTGATAAGAGTGTCTCTTTTGTATTTAAAGATTTAAAAGATTTATTAATAGCTAATAGAAACCTTAATGTATATGAAGCATTTTCTCAACAGATAGAAAATTTATCTAAGAGATTATATCTAGACTTTCAAGATATAGAAACTTTAATGTCATTAGGAAGAGTTCTAGGAATTAGTGATACAGATGATCAACAAAAACATTTTAAACTTGTATTAATGCAGCTAAAAAATTGTCAAAAAGATGCAGAACTAAAAAAACAGGTAAATGAAAAGCTCTTCAAAAACCTAGGTATATTAACAGGATTAGCTATAGTAATCCTTTTATTTTAG
- a CDS encoding exodeoxyribonuclease VII small subunit, whose translation MKEEVENIKFEEALEKLEQTVRKIESGQLTLDETIEAFTKGVKLYNHCLRMLNEAEGKIKMIVEKENGKYEEIDFTI comes from the coding sequence GTGAAAGAAGAGGTAGAGAATATTAAATTTGAAGAAGCATTAGAAAAATTAGAACAAACAGTAAGAAAAATAGAGAGTGGGCAACTTACTTTAGATGAGACTATAGAAGCGTTTACAAAAGGTGTTAAATTATACAATCATTGTTTGAGAATGCTGAATGAAGCTGAAGGGAAGATTAAAATGATTGTAGAAAAAGAAAATGGAAAATATGAAGAAATAGATTTTACTATATAG
- the spoIIIAF gene encoding stage III sporulation protein AF has protein sequence MINLLRQWTITIVTLVVLITFLEIILPKSDLKKYINITTGFLLIITILNPFIKLLSNDINIEKEVFKNIVINSDNNFYITDDYRIYQKNQTIELYKNKIKRYIKKTIEDKFKYKVIEVSIEIEKKETENFGKIKKINLVLSQENVAIENYNTYDKNSINIEPVSEIEVKLKNTKMENIKNSEEINSKLAEIKTLISNNFKIPRESISIIYQ, from the coding sequence TTGATAAATTTATTACGACAGTGGACTATTACGATAGTCACGTTAGTTGTACTTATAACTTTTCTTGAAATAATATTACCTAAAAGCGACTTGAAAAAGTACATAAATATTACAACTGGTTTCCTTTTAATAATTACAATATTAAACCCATTCATAAAATTGCTAAGTAATGATATAAATATAGAAAAAGAAGTATTTAAAAATATTGTAATAAATTCAGATAATAATTTTTACATAACAGATGACTACAGAATATACCAGAAAAATCAAACAATAGAATTATATAAAAATAAAATTAAAAGATACATTAAAAAAACTATAGAAGATAAGTTTAAATATAAAGTTATAGAAGTTAGCATTGAAATTGAAAAGAAAGAAACAGAGAATTTTGGGAAAATAAAAAAAATAAATTTAGTATTAAGTCAAGAGAATGTAGCTATAGAAAATTATAATACTTATGATAAGAATTCTATAAATATTGAACCAGTAAGTGAAATAGAAGTAAAATTGAAAAACACTAAGATGGAAAATATAAAAAATAGCGAGGAGATTAACTCTAAATTAGCTGAAATTAAAACACTAATTTCAAATAATTTTAAGATTCCAAGAGAAAGCATTTCAATTATATACCAGTAA
- the amaP gene encoding alkaline shock response membrane anchor protein AmaP — translation MNIFDRIVFTVFTIFLVLISIFIIILPFNAIQSNIIDEVVIFLNSIEGNYWLVLIGLAVLLISLRLLFSGVKNNKKSKYIIKYTSLGELRISTQTIEGLTHSITNNFSEIRDVKASIEIIDDELIILINAKVSPNVNIPEIIFKIQEKVKEHVQNCSGIKVREVKFKISEIASQVRTIK, via the coding sequence ATGAACATATTTGATAGGATTGTTTTTACGGTTTTTACTATATTTCTTGTATTAATTTCAATTTTTATAATTATATTACCTTTTAATGCAATACAAAGTAATATAATTGATGAAGTAGTTATTTTCCTAAATAGTATAGAAGGAAATTACTGGTTAGTATTAATAGGTTTAGCAGTATTATTAATAAGTTTAAGACTTTTATTTTCTGGAGTTAAGAATAATAAGAAGAGTAAATATATAATAAAATACACAAGTTTAGGTGAGCTTAGGATATCAACACAAACAATAGAAGGTTTAACTCATAGCATTACAAATAATTTTAGTGAAATAAGAGATGTTAAAGCAAGTATTGAAATAATTGATGATGAGCTAATAATATTGATTAATGCAAAAGTTAGTCCTAATGTTAATATACCTGAAATTATTTTCAAAATACAAGAAAAAGTAAAAGAACATGTTCAAAACTGTTCAGGAATTAAGGTTAGAGAAGTTAAGTTTAAGATTAGCGAAATTGCTTCTCAAGTTAGGACAATTAAGTAA
- the spoIIIAE gene encoding stage III sporulation protein AE, whose protein sequence is MNNKILKLLLIIFLCFVPKYVVGVGDNGVNIGVDNIIEEQLEKLNIKELQSIIDNITKNNEQLLNKIDILTYIKSLLKGEKIFSFEEVLNNLLILIFKELIINSKLLGQILILAILCAVLTNMQNAFESNTVGELAFYVCYMLLIAIAMKSFVVTMGLANRAIDQMVLFMQALLPILITLLLAVGGITSAAIFKPIILGSVSIMSTLMKNVILPLIFFSAVIGIISKLSDKVQISKLSSVIRQITTTVLGMLLTVFLGIMSIHGVATSKLDGVTIKTAKFAVDSFIPIVGGFLSEAIDTVISCSLLLKNAIGVIGLILIFMICVIPIVKIISLILIYKFTTVVIEPISDSRIIQCLNEITKSLLMIFAVISSVGIMFFIAVTIIVGAGNITTMLR, encoded by the coding sequence ATGAATAATAAGATTTTAAAATTATTATTAATAATATTTTTGTGTTTTGTACCAAAGTATGTTGTTGGAGTAGGAGATAATGGAGTTAATATCGGAGTAGATAATATCATAGAAGAACAGCTTGAAAAGTTAAATATAAAAGAATTACAAAGTATTATTGACAATATTACAAAAAATAATGAACAACTTTTAAATAAAATAGATATTTTAACTTATATAAAATCATTATTAAAGGGTGAAAAAATATTTTCTTTTGAAGAAGTACTAAATAATCTACTGATCTTAATATTTAAAGAACTAATTATAAATTCAAAACTATTAGGTCAGATTTTAATATTAGCAATTCTTTGTGCAGTATTAACTAATATGCAAAATGCTTTTGAAAGTAATACGGTTGGTGAATTAGCGTTTTATGTTTGCTATATGTTGCTAATTGCAATTGCAATGAAAAGTTTTGTGGTTACTATGGGGTTAGCTAATAGAGCTATAGATCAAATGGTTTTATTTATGCAGGCTTTGTTGCCAATTTTAATAACCCTTTTATTAGCAGTAGGAGGAATTACGAGTGCAGCTATTTTTAAGCCGATTATTCTTGGTAGTGTGAGTATAATGAGCACATTGATGAAAAATGTTATATTACCTTTGATTTTTTTTTCAGCAGTAATAGGAATAATTAGTAAATTATCTGATAAAGTACAGATATCAAAATTATCTAGTGTCATTAGACAAATAACAACCACTGTATTAGGTATGTTATTAACAGTTTTTCTAGGTATTATGTCAATTCATGGAGTTGCAACTTCTAAACTAGACGGGGTTACTATTAAAACAGCAAAATTTGCAGTAGATTCTTTTATACCAATTGTAGGCGGTTTTCTATCAGAAGCAATTGATACTGTTATTAGTTGCTCTTTATTACTAAAAAATGCTATTGGGGTAATTGGGTTAATTTTAATATTTATGATTTGCGTTATTCCAATTGTTAAAATAATATCATTGATTTTAATTTATAAATTTACTACTGTTGTAATAGAACCAATTTCAGATAGTAGAATAATCCAATGTTTAAATGAAATCACCAAATCTCTCCTGATGATATTTGCTGTAATTAGTTCAGTAGGTATAATGTTTTTTATAGCTGTTACAATAATTGTTGGAGCTGGGAATATAACGACTATGTTAAGGTAG
- the folD gene encoding bifunctional methylenetetrahydrofolate dehydrogenase/methenyltetrahydrofolate cyclohydrolase FolD, which translates to MKDNVINGKEIAKKIRANLAKEVEIIKSRYGKVPGLAVVLVGNDPASHTYVSMKEKACKKIGMYSEVHRLSENTSQDQIIELIDKLNEDDKIDGILVQLPLPKGINENIVNYRISPEKDVDGFHAVNAGNLFLGEKGFIPCTPKGIIRLIKETGIEIEGKNAVVVGRSNIVGKPTAILLLNENATVKICHSRTKDLAKHVKEADILVSAVGKPEIIKGEMIKEGAVVIDAGTTKVNGKLVGDVEFDLAKNRASWITPVPGGVGPMTIAMLLENTLEAFKKRWKLEP; encoded by the coding sequence ATGAAAGACAATGTTATTAATGGTAAAGAAATTGCCAAAAAGATAAGAGCTAATTTAGCTAAAGAAGTTGAAATAATTAAATCAAGATATGGGAAAGTTCCTGGTTTAGCAGTAGTTTTAGTGGGGAATGATCCAGCTTCACATACTTATGTTTCAATGAAAGAAAAGGCATGTAAGAAAATAGGTATGTATTCAGAAGTTCATCGTTTGAGTGAAAATACTTCTCAAGATCAAATAATAGAATTAATAGATAAATTAAACGAAGACGATAAAATAGATGGGATATTAGTACAATTACCTTTACCAAAAGGAATTAATGAAAATATTGTTAACTATAGAATTTCACCTGAAAAGGATGTAGACGGTTTTCATGCTGTAAATGCAGGTAATTTATTCTTAGGTGAAAAAGGGTTTATTCCTTGTACCCCTAAAGGAATTATAAGATTAATTAAAGAAACTGGTATTGAAATCGAAGGAAAAAATGCAGTTGTTGTTGGAAGAAGTAACATTGTAGGTAAACCTACAGCTATTTTATTACTAAATGAAAATGCAACAGTTAAAATATGTCATTCACGCACTAAAGATCTAGCTAAACATGTTAAAGAGGCTGATATTTTAGTTTCAGCAGTTGGTAAACCTGAAATAATAAAAGGGGAAATGATTAAAGAAGGAGCAGTAGTTATTGATGCAGGAACTACAAAAGTTAATGGAAAATTAGTTGGTGATGTAGAATTTGATTTAGCAAAAAATAGAGCTTCTTGGATAACTCCTGTTCCTGGTGGAGTAGGCCCAATGACTATTGCTATGTTATTAGAGAATACATTGGAGGCATTTAAAAAGAGATGGAAATTAGAGCCTTAA
- the xseA gene encoding exodeoxyribonuclease VII large subunit: MEIRALTVSELNNYLKRVLINDPILNSINVEGEISNLKRHKNGHLYFSLKDQKSKVNCIMFNNEVQKNKFHIENGLNVIISGYVSVYERDGLYQLYVRNIKPIGLGELYLAFEQLKRKLQNEGLFDIKKKKKLPYLPKKVGVVTSASGAAIKDIIKVMKRRLPSANIIIYPVLVQGDKASEDISKAIEFFNRREDIDVIIVGRGGGSIEELWAFNEEKVAKAIFQSKIPIVSAVGHETDFTISDYVADLRAPTPSAAAELVVPNIIELKKRIFLQYKRLIKSYESYVRSRQSLIYNYKILIASTRFTEKMEVKRQNLEYCYKGLLNSIDRYINNNLNKITFLNEKLNSLNPKESLNRGYAIPIKQNQKIVKSVDEVIDGEILTLVLSNGLIKVKVMGKSKLIGVDSK; the protein is encoded by the coding sequence ATGGAAATTAGAGCCTTAACAGTTAGTGAATTAAATAATTATTTAAAAAGGGTTCTAATCAATGATCCGATTTTAAATTCAATTAATGTTGAAGGTGAGATATCAAACTTAAAGCGGCATAAAAATGGACATTTATATTTTTCTTTAAAAGATCAAAAATCTAAAGTTAATTGCATCATGTTTAATAACGAAGTACAAAAAAATAAATTTCATATAGAAAATGGATTAAATGTAATTATCTCTGGATATGTTTCTGTATATGAAAGAGATGGGTTATATCAGTTGTATGTAAGAAATATCAAACCAATCGGATTAGGAGAATTGTATTTAGCATTTGAGCAACTAAAAAGAAAACTTCAAAATGAAGGTTTATTTGATATAAAAAAGAAAAAGAAGCTACCATATTTACCCAAAAAAGTAGGAGTAGTAACTTCTGCTTCAGGAGCTGCTATTAAAGATATAATAAAAGTCATGAAAAGGAGATTACCTTCAGCTAATATAATTATTTATCCCGTATTAGTACAAGGGGATAAAGCATCTGAAGATATAAGTAAGGCAATAGAATTTTTTAATCGAAGAGAAGATATTGATGTAATAATTGTTGGTAGAGGTGGTGGGTCAATTGAAGAGTTATGGGCATTTAATGAGGAAAAAGTTGCAAAAGCTATTTTCCAATCTAAAATACCCATTGTATCAGCAGTAGGTCATGAAACAGATTTCACAATTTCAGATTATGTAGCTGATTTAAGAGCACCAACACCATCAGCAGCTGCTGAGTTAGTGGTACCAAACATAATTGAATTAAAGAAAAGAATTTTTTTACAATACAAAAGGTTAATAAAATCATATGAAAGCTATGTAAGGAGCAGGCAGAGCTTAATTTATAATTATAAAATATTGATTGCAAGTACTAGGTTTACAGAAAAAATGGAAGTCAAAAGACAAAATCTTGAGTATTGTTACAAGGGTTTATTAAATAGTATTGATAGATACATTAATAATAATTTAAACAAGATTACTTTTTTAAATGAAAAACTTAACAGTTTAAACCCTAAAGAGTCTTTAAATAGAGGATATGCAATACCAATAAAACAAAATCAAAAAATAGTAAAAAGTGTTGATGAAGTAATTGATGGTGAAATTTTGACATTAGTATTAAGTAATGGGTTGATAAAGGTAAAGGTTATGGGAAAATCCAAGTTAATAGGGGTTGATAGTAAGTGA